The following coding sequences are from one Wenzhouxiangella sp. AB-CW3 window:
- a CDS encoding PAS domain-containing sensor histidine kinase translates to MTVPTSPSGSLHDVAASDLLDALLDISGQLVVMLDAEGRILLFNRACEELTGHAAGEIIGRSIWETLIPADQADRVRAVAEALVSGTGGREFTNHWVGRNGQRHLIRWRNRLLTGGDGKSTCILATGIDISAEDRARRQRRHAEVRLEHLLDSLPVLIAQIDCNCRVLYANDGYREWFGLDPAAQHGRHVREIIGEAAFATLGPRFAQALAGESATPHGKVPYARGGTRFIHGNYIPSYDEHGQVDGFYILAVDITAENRLREQLAEELRRSKTIVDHAFDGIITIDPDGIIQSFNPAAEEMFGYSAREVIGRNVGILMTEMDRNHHDGYLANYLSGGQARIIDSAREVTGLHRDGSPIDLKLAVAEIRDREHIFVGFTRDIRARKRAERQAREHLAELSHVTRLSAMNEVTSGLTHELSQPLTAIAASVEACQMLSERGEVDLARLRHMLEQIACQGERARGIIDQLRSFLRKGQPEELVSCQPAKLVDNVRKLLIHELEVAGIDVRIDMDQAPDQWQVNRIQVEQVLFNLSKNAIDAMRESSKDRILQIRAQGLDEGCQIEIMDNGPGISEDAMQQLFSPFFTTKSEGLGQGLAICRSIVDRHGGCLEASNRPTGGAVFTMWLPLSPPAS, encoded by the coding sequence GATCGATCTGGGAGACTCTGATTCCCGCCGATCAGGCCGACAGGGTCCGCGCCGTGGCAGAGGCACTGGTATCGGGAACCGGCGGCAGGGAGTTCACCAATCACTGGGTGGGACGCAACGGCCAAAGACACCTCATCCGCTGGCGCAACCGGTTGCTCACGGGCGGCGATGGCAAGTCTACTTGCATCCTGGCAACCGGCATAGACATCAGCGCAGAAGACCGCGCCAGACGGCAGCGTCGGCACGCGGAAGTCCGGCTGGAACACCTGCTGGACTCGCTGCCTGTACTGATCGCCCAGATCGACTGCAATTGCCGGGTGCTCTATGCCAACGACGGCTACCGGGAATGGTTTGGCCTGGACCCCGCCGCACAGCACGGGCGACATGTCCGGGAAATCATCGGTGAGGCCGCTTTTGCCACGCTCGGGCCGCGCTTTGCGCAGGCACTGGCCGGAGAAAGCGCCACGCCTCACGGCAAAGTGCCTTATGCCCGAGGCGGAACCCGCTTCATACACGGCAACTACATCCCCTCTTACGATGAGCACGGACAGGTCGACGGCTTTTACATCCTGGCCGTCGACATCACTGCCGAGAACCGCCTGCGCGAGCAGCTCGCCGAAGAACTGCGTCGCAGCAAGACCATTGTCGATCATGCTTTTGACGGCATCATCACCATCGACCCCGATGGAATCATCCAGAGCTTCAATCCGGCCGCCGAGGAGATGTTCGGCTATAGCGCCAGAGAAGTCATCGGCCGCAATGTCGGCATACTCATGACCGAGATGGACCGCAACCACCATGACGGCTATCTCGCGAACTACCTGTCTGGTGGCCAGGCCCGCATCATTGACAGCGCCAGGGAGGTCACGGGTCTGCACCGGGATGGCTCCCCGATCGACCTCAAACTGGCCGTGGCCGAGATCCGCGACCGGGAACATATCTTTGTCGGCTTCACCCGCGACATTCGCGCTCGCAAGCGGGCCGAACGGCAAGCCCGCGAACACCTGGCCGAACTGTCCCACGTGACCCGGCTTTCGGCCATGAACGAGGTCACCTCGGGCCTGACGCACGAACTGAGTCAGCCGCTTACGGCCATTGCGGCTTCAGTCGAAGCCTGCCAGATGCTCAGCGAGAGAGGTGAAGTGGACCTGGCACGGTTGCGGCACATGCTCGAGCAGATCGCCTGTCAGGGCGAACGGGCCCGCGGAATCATCGATCAGCTGCGCTCCTTCCTTCGCAAGGGGCAACCCGAGGAGCTGGTCAGTTGCCAACCGGCCAAGCTGGTGGATAACGTACGCAAGCTGCTGATTCACGAACTGGAAGTGGCGGGTATCGACGTTCGAATCGACATGGATCAGGCGCCCGACCAATGGCAGGTCAATCGAATCCAGGTTGAGCAAGTGCTGTTCAATTTGTCCAAGAACGCCATCGATGCCATGCGTGAATCCAGCAAAGATCGAATCCTGCAGATTCGTGCACAAGGCCTGGACGAGGGCTGCCAGATCGAGATCATGGACAATGGCCCTGGTATTTCCGAGGACGCCATGCAGCAGTTGTTCAGCCCGTTTTTCACGACCAAGAGCGAAGGCCTCGGACAGGGCCTGGCCATCTGTCGATCCATTGTCGACCGTCATGGCGGATGCCTGGAAGCAAGCAATCGGCCCACGGGAGGCGCGGTATTTACTATGTGGCTTCCACTGAGTCCACCGGCGTCATGA
- a CDS encoding TonB-dependent receptor family protein: protein MSKRTHNNNALPVVISAATLLATGLTHSAVDTDGAGERTFQEAASIELPRIRVVAPTLTALSTTPGAVYEISEEDIEQIQPRSTEDLLRRVPGIYIKREEDSAVVTNFGVRGLPAGDYKTLVLEDGVPIQPGIFVGNARYYNPRVQRMEGVEVLKGASSLRYGPNNIGGVINYLTRTPDDGLVISSRVGSWNTREATVELGGSSASRESQFGIMATRGTSDGWMDKGWDMTDVMVKAGSALGDDHFVGVKLSYYENDANISYRGYFEDAFEAGATFNPAPDDYFLTDRRAFDVNHEWNISDDMRLQTVAFWSEMSRDYWRFNVDGTTTNAEGLTVWNFTDILEGRNRDFERVGFESRLFVNHKALGVDNEAQFGLRFMQEEMHDTRPRATRAAPRDPVSLDSGPGQPALRRNRLDSADSLALYAQNRFDVSERLSVTTGLRVETYEQERKDLQQTVDRVDSFSNTEWLPGFGATFQVNPSTQLYGSVYIAFAPPLVGSVVGSDDVPTEAEKSVNVDLGMRGGSGSFTYEFTAFRMDFSNQVDPGISGIRPPHEGSALIQGMEASAGYEFGNGFGINGNLTWIPTAEFGEDRPGEAEEGNRLAYSPDWTANLTLSYRTGGLKSAVLLNYTDEVFGDGMNRTEIDPLNHMGGLIPSYYTVDLTANYDFSQHLNVFGAVRNLTDRRYIAGLRQGIYAGPERNFEVGLTYRF, encoded by the coding sequence ATGTCGAAAAGAACGCACAACAATAACGCTCTGCCCGTGGTGATTTCCGCCGCCACCCTGCTCGCCACCGGCCTGACCCATTCCGCCGTAGATACCGATGGCGCCGGAGAACGTACCTTCCAGGAGGCCGCTTCGATTGAGCTGCCGCGTATACGCGTCGTTGCCCCGACGCTGACCGCCCTGTCCACCACCCCGGGGGCCGTTTACGAGATTTCCGAAGAGGATATCGAACAGATCCAGCCACGCTCGACCGAGGACCTTCTCCGTCGCGTGCCCGGCATCTACATCAAGCGTGAGGAAGACAGCGCGGTGGTGACCAACTTCGGCGTGCGCGGTCTGCCGGCCGGAGACTACAAGACCCTGGTGCTGGAGGATGGGGTCCCGATCCAGCCCGGAATCTTTGTCGGCAACGCCCGCTACTACAACCCGCGCGTGCAGCGCATGGAAGGAGTCGAGGTGCTCAAGGGCGCCTCATCACTGCGCTATGGCCCGAACAACATCGGCGGCGTGATCAACTACCTGACCCGGACTCCCGATGATGGCCTGGTGATTTCGAGCCGGGTCGGTTCCTGGAACACGCGCGAGGCCACCGTGGAACTGGGCGGCAGCTCGGCTTCCCGTGAATCCCAGTTCGGCATCATGGCCACCCGCGGTACAAGCGATGGCTGGATGGACAAGGGCTGGGACATGACCGATGTCATGGTCAAGGCCGGCAGCGCGCTCGGTGACGATCATTTTGTCGGGGTGAAATTATCCTACTACGAAAATGACGCCAACATCTCCTACCGCGGCTACTTCGAGGATGCCTTCGAGGCCGGTGCCACCTTCAACCCCGCACCGGATGACTACTTCCTGACCGACCGCCGGGCCTTCGATGTCAACCACGAATGGAACATCAGTGACGATATGCGCTTGCAGACCGTGGCCTTCTGGAGCGAGATGAGCCGTGATTACTGGCGGTTCAATGTTGACGGCACGACCACCAACGCCGAGGGCCTGACCGTGTGGAACTTTACCGACATCCTGGAGGGCCGCAACCGCGATTTCGAGCGGGTGGGTTTCGAATCCCGCTTGTTCGTGAACCACAAAGCCTTGGGTGTCGACAACGAGGCCCAGTTCGGCCTGCGATTCATGCAAGAAGAGATGCACGACACCCGTCCCCGGGCGACCCGGGCTGCCCCTCGCGACCCGGTTTCTCTGGACTCGGGACCGGGCCAGCCAGCCTTGCGTCGCAACCGACTGGATTCCGCCGACAGCCTGGCGCTGTATGCCCAGAACCGTTTCGACGTCAGCGAGCGACTGTCGGTCACGACGGGATTGCGCGTGGAAACCTACGAGCAGGAACGCAAGGACCTGCAGCAGACGGTCGATCGCGTGGACAGCTTCAGCAATACCGAATGGCTGCCCGGCTTCGGCGCCACCTTCCAGGTCAACCCCTCCACGCAGCTCTATGGCAGCGTATACATTGCATTTGCACCGCCCCTGGTCGGCAGCGTAGTCGGCTCCGATGATGTCCCCACCGAGGCCGAGAAATCAGTCAATGTGGATCTCGGCATGCGCGGTGGCAGTGGCTCGTTCACCTATGAGTTCACCGCCTTCCGCATGGATTTTTCCAACCAGGTGGATCCGGGCATTTCCGGCATCCGGCCGCCGCATGAGGGCAGCGCCCTGATTCAGGGCATGGAGGCCTCTGCCGGCTACGAGTTCGGCAACGGTTTCGGCATCAACGGCAACCTGACCTGGATCCCGACCGCCGAATTCGGTGAAGATCGCCCCGGTGAAGCGGAGGAAGGCAATCGCCTGGCCTACTCACCAGACTGGACCGCCAATCTCACCCTGAGCTATCGAACAGGCGGGCTGAAGTCCGCCGTGCTGCTGAATTACACCGACGAGGTGTTCGGGGATGGGATGAACCGCACGGAGATCGACCCGCTCAATCATATGGGTGGATTGATACCGAGCTATTACACTGTCGACCTCACGGCAAACTACGACTTCAGCCAGCACCTCAACGTCTTCGGTGCCGTCAGGAACCTCACCGACAGGCGCTATATCGCTGGACTGCGCCAGGGCATCTACGCCGGCCCCGAGCGCAACTTCGAAGTCGGGCTGACTTACCGTTTCTGA
- a CDS encoding Crp/Fnr family transcriptional regulator — MGLNPQRHKPAPHRAVTSSRHWSTGTEKHFATRRLLQQGEHLFHAGEQLKHAYVVRSGSLKSYVIHRDGEEQFLEIHGPGDVLGFDAALGAPANRGVIALDVCSLQPLLHVATSIDAGSTDDSVHTLLMGMYREIGRLTRRLELERHHSERRMAGFLLDLAQRQGRDIGCPTRIDLPVSRRNLAHYLGMAPETVSRTLCGFESREFIQVDNRRIRIVDSEALETMAAGGEVS; from the coding sequence ATGGGCCTGAATCCGCAGCGACACAAGCCGGCTCCTCATCGTGCTGTCACGTCGTCCCGACACTGGAGTACCGGGACCGAAAAACATTTCGCCACACGCCGTCTCCTGCAGCAAGGCGAACATCTCTTTCACGCCGGCGAACAGCTCAAGCACGCCTACGTGGTACGCAGCGGCTCGCTGAAAAGCTATGTGATTCACCGGGACGGCGAAGAGCAGTTTCTCGAAATACATGGCCCCGGCGACGTACTCGGGTTCGACGCAGCCCTTGGCGCTCCGGCCAACCGCGGGGTGATTGCACTGGATGTCTGCAGCCTGCAGCCCCTGTTGCACGTGGCAACCTCCATTGATGCCGGCAGTACCGATGATTCGGTTCACACGCTGCTGATGGGCATGTACCGCGAGATCGGTCGGCTGACCCGACGACTTGAACTGGAGCGCCACCACAGCGAACGCCGCATGGCCGGATTTCTGCTCGACCTGGCACAACGCCAGGGTCGTGACATTGGCTGCCCGACCCGGATTGACCTGCCGGTCTCCCGGCGCAACCTGGCTCATTACCTTGGAATGGCGCCGGAAACGGTATCGCGCACTCTGTGTGGTTTCGAAAGCCGTGAGTTCATCCAGGTCGACAACCGCCGCATTCGAATCGTCGATTCGGAGGCCCTGGAAACGATGGCCGCCGGTGGGGAAGTTTCTTAG
- a CDS encoding response regulator transcription factor, with product MTTIPGLRLMEHAGFAYGKPPIIIVEDDDAVRASLVTLAELRGWNVTAFASALEFLDWSEEAEVRPACLVIDLQMPEMNGAELAEWLQSHNRNIPTLALTAWPDGDLAHRASSAGVSKVMSKPITPSEWIRAVEQVCTLQPGPRMQ from the coding sequence ATGACGACCATTCCAGGGTTACGGTTGATGGAACACGCAGGGTTTGCCTACGGAAAACCGCCGATCATCATCGTCGAAGACGATGATGCCGTGCGTGCCTCCCTGGTGACACTGGCCGAGCTCAGGGGCTGGAATGTAACGGCCTTCGCCTCGGCGCTGGAGTTTCTCGACTGGTCCGAGGAAGCCGAGGTACGCCCGGCCTGCCTGGTGATCGACCTGCAGATGCCGGAGATGAACGGCGCGGAGCTGGCCGAGTGGCTTCAATCGCACAACCGCAATATCCCCACGCTGGCATTGACCGCGTGGCCTGATGGTGACCTGGCCCACCGGGCCAGCAGTGCGGGCGTGTCTAAGGTCATGTCCAAGCCGATTACCCCATCGGAATGGATCCGGGCCGTGGAACAGGTCTGTACCCTGCAGCCCGGACCACGCATGCAGTAG
- a CDS encoding response regulator transcription factor, producing the protein MTRARETSATVVIVDDDDGVRLSLESLLEVAGYTTVTHASAESFLDSDWPGGPACVLLDLRMPGLGGIDAHHQIRNRDAELPVIFLTGHADVPAAVQALKQGAYDFFEKTGFDHGQLLERIESAMAQHRQRLAHRQEEQALQSRLLTLSERERQVACLAARGMPNKIIGQELGISERTVEVHRGRVMRKLALRSAADLVRLERFLDD; encoded by the coding sequence ATGACTCGCGCCCGGGAGACTTCGGCAACAGTGGTCATCGTGGACGATGACGATGGTGTTCGCCTGTCTCTGGAATCACTGCTGGAAGTCGCCGGCTACACAACCGTCACGCATGCCAGTGCCGAAAGTTTCCTGGACTCCGACTGGCCAGGCGGACCCGCCTGCGTTCTGCTGGATTTGCGCATGCCGGGACTCGGTGGCATCGACGCACACCACCAGATCAGGAACAGGGATGCAGAACTGCCAGTCATCTTCCTGACCGGCCATGCCGATGTACCTGCTGCAGTGCAGGCACTAAAGCAAGGCGCCTACGACTTTTTCGAGAAGACCGGATTTGATCACGGCCAGTTGCTGGAGCGGATCGAATCGGCCATGGCACAACACCGACAGCGACTGGCGCACCGTCAGGAAGAGCAGGCGCTTCAGTCACGGCTGTTGACACTAAGCGAACGTGAACGCCAGGTGGCCTGTCTCGCCGCTCGTGGCATGCCCAACAAGATCATTGGCCAGGAACTGGGAATCAGCGAACGCACCGTCGAAGTTCACCGGGGCCGGGTGATGCGCAAGCTGGCGCTGCGAAGCGCGGCCGACCTGGTCCGACTGGAGCGCTTCCTCGATGACTGA